The Oryza glaberrima chromosome 5, OglaRS2, whole genome shotgun sequence DNA segment TCGGGCATGACTAGAAATCATGTGGGCTTTGCCCGCGCAGGTTCGAATCCTGCCGACCACGCTCAGTTTTTTATGTTTTTGCTTTCCTTGGTTTTGAGAATAACTCTATTTTTGCTTTCCTTGGTTTTGAGAATAACTCATTTGTGTGTCCATTTGCTTTCCTTCCATTTGTGTTTCAGCGGTTTGCGGTTTGAGAGAAACTCATTTGTGTGTTTGCTTTCCTTTCATTTGCAGTTTGATAATAACTCATTTGTGTGTGTTCTTTTGCTTTccttcaatttgtgtttcagCGGTTTGAGAATAATTCAGTTTGTGTTCTAGTGGTTTGAGAAGAATTCATTTGTGTCTCAGTGATCTGAGCAGAATTGTCGATATCCATTTGTGTTTTCATTCCGTTGCATGTCCATTTGTGTTTACATTCCGTTGCGCTGCCACACATGATCTAGTGAACAGGAATTTGAGAAGGATGTGATGCAGGAGTACCATAGTCCCACTCAAGTTTGGAGGAATGATTTGAGATTTCAGGGCAAATTAAGGAACCCACTCAAGTTATTTATGTAGCTGAAGCTATGGTCAACACCTATGCAGGATGTAATTAGCATGAAGTGGTCCAGGATGCTCAACAAGAGGATGATTGAAATGGAAGAATGCCAACGATTCCCTTAGGAAATAGCTTTTGTGTTGATGCTTCTTGGGTTAAAGGAAATGCAGGAATTGGAATATTTTTTCACATGTCAAACTCACATAATGCtttggagtactccctccatttcaaaatatatgacgctattgacttttcGTCTAAAGtgtgatcattcgtcttattttttttaaaaaatataaatattatttattttgtggtcacttgttttatcatcaaataaaatataatcttaatttataactttatatatttatactaatattttcaataagatgaatgattgAGCATAGTGAAAAATTCGACGACAtcatacattttgaaaaaaaaggtagTATTATATttcttagggcatccacaatgttaGGAAAAAGCAGGTATTAGGCAATATAGTATCCCAatgacctactccctccatcccataataggtgatgtttttgactttttatttacaacgtttgaccattcattttatttgaaaaattagtgcaaatataaaaaaagataagtcatatgtaaagtacttttgataataaagcaaatgacaaacaaaataaataataattctaatttttttgaataagacgaatgatcaaacattgacaaacaaaaactcaaaaaaacaagtaatatgagacggaggtagtagttatAAGCATTGTGGAAGTGGGTAGTAACAAATGCTAGATAGTAAACTTAGGGCATCACCAATATATATGGCAAGagtgatccatatagatgggacccacataaagAGACTTTAGCTATAACAATATCCATAATGTATATAGATACAAAATAGCATtatgagatgagagagaaatagagatatatagtattattatttcatatgggtagtccatatgcCTATGGAtatcttttgttattttctccatatagactagttgcacaatggtAATAGGTAGCTGAGTGGAATATAATATTAcctatggactacttttgcttcacattgtggatgcccttatgACCTAACCTAGTCATAAGAATAAAAAACATTAAAGTCTCTCACTCTCTCCTTCCAACACAAGCAAAAAGCAACTAAAAAGCAATATTCTTTTCCTCATGGGATTCTCTTTACAAAGGCCCTACTAGCTTAGCCTTGCTACTTATTACCTAGTTAGGCAATATACATTGCTGTtgcccttagagcaagtttaatagtagagctcactgTTTACTATAAGTCAATGTTAGAGCTAACTTGTATAATAGGTTAGCTATAAGGTTAACTTTACTTTTTCCATTTTCTCTCTATATCACTCTATAAATTTAATGCAAATTTTTTTGGAGTTTGTGTGGAGCtggctcttgcatgagagccaacactactcacttttctttatctctctcttccacgtaAGCATATAGCTTGCTTATATAGCtcattattatccttgctcttaaaGCCACTACTACTATGGCTGATTCTCGTGTGCAGGCTGAGCTTGTAGCATTGCAATTGACAATCGAGGTCGCAATTTttttgaatattgcaagaaccACCTTTCTAACGGACAACATAACAATTGTGGACATCATTAAGAAGAGAAGTTTTCTACGAGACCCTGGATATTGGAGTCTTAGACCACTGCTGAGCCAAATGCAACGAGTGATCTTCCGCACGACTTAATGCATAGTATCATTTGCATTCCAAGAGAAGTGAATCGATTAGCTGATAAGTGATAAGTTAGCTAATGATGTGAGAATGCAACATTTAGGCTGTCCAATTTATAACTGTCAAAACATCTCGCATCCTGCCTACTCCAGCAATTACCTTTTTTGTGCAAATGCTTTAAAGAACCAGTTCAGTGCAACCAATTGCACTATAAGGAATGCACTCAGTTTTAGTATGGAAATAAATTTTATgagttatatataaaaaaaagaagagaaacacACACAAGACAAGCTTGTGACAAAAGGTGTTGATAGCTATAGCACAAATTCTTACAGTTGGGGGCTTCCCCTGCTAcgttcttttaaaagaaaaaggagcaGCTATAGCACAAATTCTTAATCTCATGATTGATTACATTCTTTACTCTCAGTACCGCGCGCTCCGATTCCCAATCACCAGCAAACACATACTccctgtcccataaaaaaccaacatagtaCTGATATGACACattactataaatctggacatactcctttcattcaaaaaataataattcttaGCATCTCAAGGTAGAATTAGTGGAGAGTGAGAATGACTATAATACCcttaatcattaaaaaaataataagagtgATAGGTAGACAGAGGGTATTGAAGGAATaaacttctcgttttacgtgctgaGGGTAGGTATGACGgcagaagttggttttttatgggacaagtcaaactctagaagttgagttttttttggacggagggagaaCCTCTGTCCAtattccctctgtcctaaattcattttttcaAGGACGGAGGgatctaaaatatagtaacctagAGTAGGATAAGAAGTAtactaatactatgaatttATACATATATCTTATTTAGATTCATATTAATAGAATATGTCCCATCCATTTTAATTtactactccatctgttttcaagttactactccatctgtttcaggTTATCAGACGTTTTGACTCTTATAATGTGAAGCTTAGTGAGTTCtgtattttgagacggatggagtattagttaactttggccctgtttagattccaactcttttcttcaaattttcaacttttccgtcacatcgaacttttctacgcACAAACTTTCAACATTTCCATCAAATCATTCTAATTTCTtcgaacttctaattttagtgtggagctaaacacagcctagaagGAGGAAGTGTTGGAAGGCTTGCTCGGCCAGCCGTCCGCTACACCCCTCATCGGGGAATCTCCGCCCGCGGGCCCCACAATTCCACACCGATTGACACCCACAGTCCCACACCACCTTGGCTGCACCCACCTCACTCACACACTTCACAGGGGAAGGCCAAGTGACAGTAGTACGCAGCCAAAACCCCCAAACCCCTCGGAAATCCCCCCCGCTCTCTCAAACTCGCTCTCTCtgtctccccctcctccctcaccaaatcccctcctcctcctcctcctccgccgcagcatTGCGGCGTACGGATCGGCCGGCCTCATCGGCCGCTGCGGCGCGCGCCGGCCGTCTCGGTCGCGAGGCGGGTGGGGCGGCGGCATGGGGAAGCgcagggggagggggaggaggggctcCAGgaagcgccgcggcggcgatgcggatGAAGGCGGGggcgggaagcggcggcgggagggggagAGTGAGGAGGACTACTGCTTCGCCTGCAAGgacggcggcctcctccgctTCTGCGACCACAGGTTCCCCTGTCCTGTCCGTTCCCCCCTTCCCGCCTTTCCGCTTCCTCCATGACGCGGCATGCaggtgtttggttggttggtttgtCGCGGCGATGAGCTCGCGGGGTCGTGGCTAGCCGGAGTTTCGTAGGAGCGGAGAGTACTCGTGCTTGATCTGTTGAGATAAGACTTGAGGAGAAAACCAACCTTGCTCGCTTTAGCTTTAGCACTTGTTGGTAGCACTGAACTACTGAAGCTGTGGCGCAAGCGGccgccagagagagagagagagagagggtttaaGCGAGGTTTTTGGGTAGACAGGATTTCTCCTTGCGGCATTGTCGCCTTTGGCCCCATGTATCACTGTCAATCAGTTGTGCATGCTAGCTAGTAGTGTGTGCATTAATGGGTCAGCCATTGCTGTAGCTGCAGGCACCAGTACCGGTACCGCATAGCAGTGACAGCACCAGGGGTGTCTAGTTAACTTGCCTGTTGCATGCTTCACCGTGTTGGTACGTGGTAGTTGCAAGCTACATTTCGTCTAGTTGAGTGCATTATGCCACAATGTCATGAGTAGTAAAGAGTTACCTCATGGGGGTTGTTGTGTTGTATTGGGCGCTTATTTGATTGACGTATGGGTTATTGACTTATCAACCCACAAATATTCGTATGGTAGGCAGATGGATCGAACTATCGCAATCTTATTGGGATACATGTTTGGGTTTTCGGAAAATTTTATTGGCTATGCGTTTACGTCTTCtatcatcttccaggaactgcCACAAGGCTTACCATCCTGAGTGCGTGGATAAGGATGACAGCTTCCTCAATTCAGACGAACAATTCATTTGCAGTGAGTGTTTTAGCCATTCTTTCTTTAGTATTGCTATGACCTGACTGTTGCAAAAATGTTTTTGGTTATGCGCATGAACGAACTTGATTAATTAATGacatttgaaaaaatatgatgttttgaataaaaaatcCCATTTAGTGATTGTTATTTTTACCTGTTGTGACACCCTATGACATAGCAATGCGCCAACATGCCAGGGTTTCCGTTACTGCTGGTAACTGAGCTTACCACGGGGGTACGGTAATGGTTACCGGTGGTAGGGTTTGGGAAATTTTGAccaaacttcaaaattttccaaaaaaaaaaaatcatggatgtAGTTCTTGATTTTTAGTGGCAGATGGTGaagaatttttttgaaaaagagtaagataaaatcaaatttaagGGCAAAACCGATAATTGTTTAGagaatggaaaaaagaaaaaagtattgGGTCTTAAGTTGCACTGTGCAACTGGCCCATTAAGGCCCAATAGAGGAGAAAATATCTTCATAATATAGAGAAGGTCATAATGAATTTTTGTATTTTACATCCAAAAGTTAGGTTTGCAAGTATCCTATATATTCTTCTAATTATCCCTAATTTCTACATTTAAGtggtttttcaattttttttagcattgttCTGTTCAGCTATACAACTCATGGTAACCGCGCAAATATCGCGGTCACCGCGTCAAACCATGCGGTAACCGCGAAACCGCCAAAGTTTTGAATTCAAATGTTTGTCGACGAAATTCATACGGTTTTCGGCAGTTACCGTGGTAACCGCCTTACCACGTGGGTGCGAGAACCCCCCTCCAAACGGTAAGGGAAACCCTGAACATGACCCATGATTAGCAAAATTCTGTAGTGTCAGCCAGCTAACTAGCTGGGGAAAGACATGAGATAAGATGAGCACAGGATGGTAACAAGGGCTTAAAGAAGTATTCTGTACAAGATGCTATAATATGTCCAAAGTTCAGGCTTGAACTTGACGCATGTCACCAAGACAGCCTACCTCAATGAGAAGTTAACATGTTCACTCATGGTTTTTCTAGATTACATTTTATGTTCAAATTGTTTTCAGTTCCACAGTGGACTACAAATTTCTTTAAAACTGACCTAAGTACTGAACATGCATGACAGATTGGCATACATGTTTTATCTGCAAAGGGCGTTCATACTACCGATGCTTTTGTTGTCCGGATCACTCTGTTTGTCGTAGTTGTGTGAAACAAGCAGAATTTGTCCCAGTCATGAGGCAAACAATGGGATTTTGCAACAACTGTTTGAGGATGGCAATCATGATTGAGAAGAACGTCGATGTTGACTCTGATGGGGTAACAATGCACATCCTTATAAACATTTCAAGTTGCCTTATGTTAGTGCCATAAACCATTTTGTTTTATCTAATTTGTTTGTTTCCATAATATTTAGATCTTTGGTAAGTGTGCTGCAAATAGTTGTACCTCACAGCTGTAAACAGTTCCTTCAATGTTGTTTAATAGGTGTGTTTTTAATGGTGTAGTCGCTTGAGTAATATTTAGTtgcatattactccctctgtcccagatAGCTGGTCATTCTACCATTCGAGAAATGTCCCATAAAATTTGTCGCTTTAGCATTTTGACCAGAGAACCGGGGCATCGAGTCATTCTGGTCCACTTGAATCTGTCTAATGATTACTCTCTGTGTAATACTGCTGCTACTAGTACCATGTGACAAATAGGAGTACTAgcattcattaattaattacatgcagTAAATATTTCTTGCAACCTGAAATGACAACTGCAGCTAATAAATGGGGATAATTTGGTGATTTTTACTTAGAGTTAATTTGTTTGATAATCCTTAAAACGGCCAGCTTTCTGGGACAGAGTGAGTATAGTTTATGTCTATGCTTTTGTAGGAATCCATTCTAAGGTTCTTAACTTTGAGTTAATGCTACATGTGGCAAATAGATCTATGCCATTCAACCTCTACTATTTTGCTTATTTGCtttcttgctctctctctcttatttgctttcttgctctctctctcttatttgCTTTCTTGCtttatatagacacacacacactgaaATTCATATGTTTCTCCTTTGTCTAGGAGAGGGTTGATTTCAGTGACAGGGAGACATATGAATTTTTGTTCAAGGATTACTGGGACATAATTAGAGACAAAGAAGGGTTGACATTGGATAATATGCGAGAAGCCTATACTCTTCTCAGAAGTGGCTTAAACTGTAATGAACTATCAGATATGGAGAAACTTCCAAATAGTGAGCAGAGTTCAGATGATGATTTCTTGGGCAATagtgatgacgacgatgagCCAGTTTATCCATCTGTTTCAAATGGAACATCAAATAAAGTGAAAACCATACTGAAGgaaggaaaaacaaagaaacaggTTTATGTGGGATGGGGTTCAATAGAACTTATTGGATTCATGTCATCAATAGGCAAAGATACATCAAAACCTCTAGATCAATTTGGTGCTGCTGAAGTTGTGAAGCAGTACATTCGGCAAAACGATCTTTTGCAGAAAGATAAGAAAAAACAGGTCATTTGTGATGGCAAGCTTTGGTCTCTGTTTAGGAAATCAAAACTGAAATATAACAAGATATATAGCTTGTTGGAAAAGCATATTGCTGAAAATATCACACCCGAGGATGAATCACTTGATAGTTCCGAGGACAATACTGATTCAATTATGGAAAGGAAAAGTCGGATCATGAACTCTGAATTGAGTACTCCAGAAGAGGTGTCTGAAAGATACAGGAGATGCTTTGCTTCTCTTGTCCGTGAAAAcattaaattaatctatttgAGGAGAACTTTAGTTATTGATCTGCTAAAGCAACCGGATACGTTTGAATGTAAAGTTATTGGCTGTTTTGTTAGAGTAAAGAATGACCCCAGAGAGTATAGTCGCCACAAGCCTCAAAAACTATACCAGCTTGGACAGGTGACAGGTAATGTTCATCTCTTAGCATTACCCACTGCTATTCCCCGATGATCCGTAGAGTAGTGAACCAGTTTGTCTTGTATGTTGTTTATTTTCGCCTCTAAATGTCCTATTCCTTTCGTGTGCTAGATAGAGAAAAGATATAATGTATTCTACATCTGAACCTGAGGCACATATAATCTAACGTGTAGTTTTCAGTGacaaatcatttatttattatctGCTAACAAAAGCATACGTAACAGGCATTAGGAAATCCTCGGAAGAATACAAGATAAGGGACATATCTACAGATATCCTTTTATGTATTTCCGACATGTGGTCTGATGTCAAAATTTCAGTGTTGTCAGATGAAGACTTTGAGGAGGTACAGTTTATTGTGCATTCCCTTGTTCCAACAACACTGCTTATGAATAGTTTTTTGAACTGCATTTACTGTGCAAGTTATTTTCCTTTTGCAATACCATGTGATTTCCTCCCTCTATAACTTACTAGTATTTTGTCCTGAATGCTTGTTGATGTACAAACCATCTTTTGTTGATAACAGGAAGAATGTGAAGATCTTCGTTCATTGTCCCGGAAAGAACCTTCTAAAAGGCAAACTGTTGTAAGTTAAATCttctttgaaattttatttccccAGAACACAAGTATCTTATCAGATGTAATAGGCTGCTGAAATTCTTGTTTCGGCAGCATGCATACTTTAGGGatagcaccaaaaaaaaaaaaagttcggTTCTTGGTTGTGTTGAACATGGTTGGGCTAAAAGCAAGAATTCCTTATACAAGATGGCTGATGATGTGGCTAATAGGAAAGGTGAACAGTTCGCGTATGGAATGGTAGCAAAGAAGATTGAAAATTTGAGTAGCCTCTTATCATGGCGATTAATGCAAAATTTGTCCAGAGTTATAGTGCACTAACCTAGGTTCTCATGAAAGCTTCCTTTGTTGCTTGGCTGGGGCAAAAGGGCTTGCAATCTCGCTGTCCTGGTTGGCTGGTCTGGGCTCTTAAGCCTTGGCAGTTTGGTCAATCATGAGTTGTGCATGACGCATTTGTAAATAAGTTTAGTGTTTGTGAATTTGTTTTGGTCAGAACTTCCGTCTTGAccttttgtattttattttctccttCATGACAGACTGCTATCCTGTGTTGTTCGATAAGAAAAACCTAGGTTTTATTTTGACTAAGATAGTCTAGTGCTATATAGCTATTATCTGAACAGATCCATAGTGTGAAACTTTAAAGGAACATATATCCATTAGTATAGGGACtgtttttaaatttcaaatcatCAAATGGTTGCAAGTTCACAAATACAGGATCTTGCATTTCGTACAAATAGAAGATATTTAGTGCCACCCTAGTCATTATAAACAAGGAGTATTTTGGCCTCGCATGTTTGTTTGTTGGCTTATCAACcgcagccaaaatttgaattttggaacttaattttagagttgattttgcaattttttttcatcgtatcCTAATTTCCATCATTGGCTCATGAACTACTGGCTCATGAACTACTAAGAAAAGCAGTTTGACTTATAAAAGTTCTACTCAAGTTTTTTTGGTTGCTTCGGTTATTTTTCTAAGGAAATAAGCACCAAACTCTAACTAGCCTTTACGCCCACTGAAATTCATCTTTTTGATCACCAAATGGGTAATACTTTACCATGTGTATCTGGCATCTTGGCCTCTGCCTTATGGCTGGTTATATATTCAGAGATTAATCACATTGGAAGCAACCGCAGTGTTTCATTCACCATTTGCAACTTGCATGTTTGGGACATTATATAATGTTTTATTATGTGCTATTTTCCCGGTGCTATTCTATATTTCCCTTCATTTGGGAAGTTCTTAGGATGTTTGTATGAATTCTTCTTATACTTGAACAATACATCATACATGTATAACTATGCCTAAGCTTCTTTCAGAGCTCTGAACTAGATGTATTTATACAGGCTGAGTTTGAGGAGAAAGCGAGAAGTATGCATGCAGACATAATGAGTCATGTAAGTTCACTAGGAAGCCTGATGAACTTTTATGCGTCATGCAGTACATTCTGAAattgtttatagattttagaccAAATTTTCTTGTTTCCTAATCACTATTCTCTATCTGAATTCCCATTGTTATGTtcttgtattaaaaaaaatatagccaaTACTTTGGTGACATGtttaaaactatagattttcgCAGTGTAAGTTCATCTGTTGATAGTATTAGAAGTGACAACCAACTTATTGTTTGTTATTCTTGCAGTGGATCAACAAGGAACTTCAGAGACTGGAAAAATTGATTGAAATGGCAAATGAGAAAGGTTGGCGTGCTGAATATCCTTACCAGATTGAGTTCTTGTGATCATGTTGATATTCACCAACGAGTATATCTTGTTTTCATATTCTAACTCTGCAGCAATTATAAGATTAGTGAACTTTGTACAGTACAGTTATATCCTTGACTGTATATCACGATGCACGAATACATTGACAAAAGAAAGCTACTACGAACACCATCAGAAAGGCAACGTCTTCTTGAAGAAGTCCCGCGAATTATTCCAGATGTAGAGGATAGTAAGGACTCTGAATTTCTAGTTATGGCAGCAAACAAATCTTCTCAAAGGAATACAGGTTTGTTTTTAGGACTCCTAGAATTGTTTCATGTTCTTCTGCTTTACTACTCAATTCCATATTGTGCCATGAAACCAATGGAAAGTAGGAAGCAATGGGTATAGAGACTTGACAAGCACTTAGCCTGATTAGTTTCCATTCTgggatatttttcttttgttaccATTGAActtttaaatattaaaattaaggAATGTAACACTTATTGCTGATGAAGAGTTGAATTTTGGATTGCTAATCATTTTCTTTCATGATCTGCTGCTTGTTTCAATGCTTTCCTTCAGGAAGTTCTTAGTAATTTCTTCTGTACAGCAGGTATACCCTGTGATTTTTCTGTAGGTACCAACAGCAACAAGGATAGAGTTGATTGCTTGAAAAGTTGTTCAGGAGAAAAACTTAAAGGTTGGCTTATATAGTGTAcattcatttgttttttaacACGATGTAAACACTGCTTTTTTGCATAGGGAACAAAAGGGACATACCTTTGTGTTCGGAAAGTTTCTCAGAAGAAAAACATGAAGGTTTTCTCATAAGTATTTACTTCTTGAATGGCTCCCACTATATTCTATCCATCTCTAAAATTTGATGGCAGTGGTGCTTGAAGGATAAGTATAGAACTTCTACCCtctgaactactccctccgtcccaaaaaaactcaacctaggaggggatgtgacccctcctaggacaatgaatctggacggggtcacatcccctcctaggttgagtttttttgggacggagggagtatgctctAACTTTAAAATCGATGGCAGTGGAACTTCACTATGAAATAGCTCCCACTATGTTCTATATGCACGTCTAGATTGCATCATTAAGGCCCTAGAATATGTGTTCGCTTAGCAAGTTAGAAGTCTCTATCCTCTGGTGTGGCTAATAAGTGAGCAAACCATTGACTGTTGTTACATGGCATAACCTCAAGTTTTAATGCTGGTAGTATTTGAAACTGGAGTAAATAGCATTTGCCTACTGAAATCTGGCACTATATCTTGTAAGAAAAATCCTTTGGTTGACCACTTTCCATGTTTTTATTGTTCTTATTAAATGTGCAGGTAGCAAAGGCGATGCTGATGCACCTGGAACGTGTTTAGAAAAGGTCATCACTAAAGGTTTGCTCTTACTGCCCGTCCTTCCACTAGTTGTTCCACCAGGCACTAGCTGTTCCTGAAGTTTCCATTGCAATTTATTCCCTTTGACATATTCAACATTCTGGGCAACCTGGCTGTTTTTGGTTATTCGTGCTTAATGATGCAGCTATTGAAGTCAATCCTCCTGGTGATATGCCAAGATC contains these protein-coding regions:
- the LOC127773924 gene encoding uncharacterized protein At5g08430-like isoform X4, which translates into the protein MGKRRGRGRRGSRKRRGGDADEGGGGKRRREGESEEDYCFACKDGGLLRFCDHRNCHKAYHPECVDKDDSFLNSDEQFICNWHTCFICKGRSYYRCFCCPDHSVCRSCVKQAEFVPVMRQTMGFCNNCLRMAIMIEKNVDVDSDGERVDFSDRETYEFLFKDYWDIIRDKEGLTLDNMREAYTLLRSGLNCNELSDMEKLPNSEQSSDDDFLGNSDDDDEPVYPSVSNGTSNKVKTILKEGKTKKQVYVGWGSIELIGFMSSIGKDTSKPLDQFGAAEVVKQYIRQNDLLQKDKKKQVICDGKLWSLFRKSKLKYNKIYSLLEKHIAENITPEDESLDSSEDNTDSIMERKSRIMNSELSTPEEVSERYRRCFASLVRENIKLIYLRRTLVIDLLKQPDTFECKVIGCFVRVKNDPREYSRHKPQKLYQLGQVTGIRKSSEEYKIRDISTDILLCISDMWSDVKISVLSDEDFEEEECEDLRSLSRKEPSKRQTVAEFEEKARSMHADIMSHWINKELQRLEKLIEMANEKGWRAEMHEYIDKRKLLRTPSERQRLLEEVPRIIPDVEDSKDSEFLVMAANKSSQRNTGTNSNKDRVDCLKSCSGEKLKGNKRDIPLCSESFSEEKHEGSKGDADAPGTCLEKVITKAIEVNPPGDMPRSHVQNHGTKATAAVNPGQVIDIDDGEDDLHGKSGDMTVDLDSDGSEDHGTRQHEAKPKLCSGQKAVEAKEEISEHASVWYYNDPQGDEQGPFPLRILRHWSKAGYFKEDFRVWRTGQSCDSAILLKDALLLTS
- the LOC127773924 gene encoding uncharacterized protein At5g08430-like isoform X3, with product MGKRRGRGRRGSRKRRGGDADEGGGGKRRREGESEEDYCFACKDGGLLRFCDHRNCHKAYHPECVDKDDSFLNSDEQFICNWHTCFICKGRSYYRCFCCPDHSVCRSCVKQAEFVPVMRQTMGFCNNCLRMAIMIEKNVDVDSDGERVDFSDRETYEFLFKDYWDIIRDKEGLTLDNMREAYTLLRSGLNCNELSDMEKLPNSEQSSDDDFLGNSDDDDEPVYPSVSNGTSNKVKTILKEGKTKKQVYVGWGSIELIGFMSSIGKDTSKPLDQFGAAEVVKQYIRQNDLLQKDKKKQVICDGKLWSLFRKSKLKYNKIYSLLEKHIAENITPEDESLDSSEDNTDSIMERKSRIMNSELSTPEEVSERYRRCFASLVRENIKLIYLRRTLVIDLLKQPDTFECKVIGCFVRVKNDPREYSRHKPQKLYQLGQVTGIRKSSEEYKIRDISTDILLCISDMWSDVKISVLSDEDFEEEECEDLRSLSRKEPSKRQTVAEFEEKARSMHADIMSHWINKELQRLEKLIEMANEKGWRAEMHEYIDKRKLLRTPSERQRLLEEVPRIIPDVEDSKDSEFLVMAANKSSQRNTAGIPCDFSVGTNSNKDRVDCLKSCSGEKLKGNKRDIPLCSESFSEEKHEGSKGDADAPGTCLEKVITKAIEVNPPGDMPRSHVQNHGTKAVNPGQVIDIDDGEDDLHGKSGDMTVDLDSDGSEDHGTRQHEAKPKLCSGQKAVEAKEEISEHASVWYYNDPQGDEQGPFPLRILRHWSKAGYFKEDFRVWRTGQSCDSAILLKDALLLTS
- the LOC127773924 gene encoding uncharacterized protein At5g08430-like isoform X1 — its product is MGKRRGRGRRGSRKRRGGDADEGGGGKRRREGESEEDYCFACKDGGLLRFCDHRNCHKAYHPECVDKDDSFLNSDEQFICNWHTCFICKGRSYYRCFCCPDHSVCRSCVKQAEFVPVMRQTMGFCNNCLRMAIMIEKNVDVDSDGERVDFSDRETYEFLFKDYWDIIRDKEGLTLDNMREAYTLLRSGLNCNELSDMEKLPNSEQSSDDDFLGNSDDDDEPVYPSVSNGTSNKVKTILKEGKTKKQVYVGWGSIELIGFMSSIGKDTSKPLDQFGAAEVVKQYIRQNDLLQKDKKKQVICDGKLWSLFRKSKLKYNKIYSLLEKHIAENITPEDESLDSSEDNTDSIMERKSRIMNSELSTPEEVSERYRRCFASLVRENIKLIYLRRTLVIDLLKQPDTFECKVIGCFVRVKNDPREYSRHKPQKLYQLGQVTGIRKSSEEYKIRDISTDILLCISDMWSDVKISVLSDEDFEEEECEDLRSLSRKEPSKRQTVAEFEEKARSMHADIMSHWINKELQRLEKLIEMANEKGWRAEMHEYIDKRKLLRTPSERQRLLEEVPRIIPDVEDSKDSEFLVMAANKSSQRNTAGIPCDFSVGTNSNKDRVDCLKSCSGEKLKGNKRDIPLCSESFSEEKHEGSKGDADAPGTCLEKVITKAIEVNPPGDMPRSHVQNHGTKATAAVNPGQVIDIDDGEDDLHGKSGDMTVDLDSDGSEDHGTRQHEAKPKLCSGQKAVEAKEEISEHASVWYYNDPQGDEQGPFPLRILRHWSKAGYFKEDFRVWRTGQSCDSAILLKDALLLTS
- the LOC127773924 gene encoding uncharacterized protein At5g08430-like isoform X5; the protein is MGKRRGRGRRGSRKRRGGDADEGGGGKRRREGESEEDYCFACKDGGLLRFCDHRNCHKAYHPECVDKDDSFLNSDEQFICNWHTCFICKGRSYYRCFCCPDHSVCRSCVKQAEFVPVMRQTMGFCNNCLRMAIMIEKNVDVDSDGERVDFSDRETYEFLFKDYWDIIRDKEGLTLDNMREAYTLLRSGLNCNELSDMEKLPNSEQSSDDDFLGNSDDDDEPVYPSVSNGTSNKVKTILKEGKTKKQVYVGWGSIELIGFMSSIGKDTSKPLDQFGAAEVVKQYIRQNDLLQKDKKKQVICDGKLWSLFRKSKLKYNKIYSLLEKHIAENITPEDESLDSSEDNTDSIMERKSRIMNSELSTPEEVSERYRRCFASLVRENIKLIYLRRTLVIDLLKQPDTFECKVIGCFVRVKNDPREYSRHKPQKLYQLGQVTGIRKSSEEYKIRDISTDILLCISDMWSDVKISVLSDEDFEEEECEDLRSLSRKEPSKRQTVAEFEEKARSMHADIMSHWINKELQRLEKLIEMANEKGWRAEMHEYIDKRKLLRTPSERQRLLEEVPRIIPDVEDSKDSEFLVMAANKSSQRNTAGIPCDFSVGTNSNKDRVDCLKSCSGEKLKGSKGDADAPGTCLEKVITKAIEVNPPGDMPRSHVQNHGTKATAAVNPGQVIDIDDGEDDLHGKSGDMTVDLDSDGSEDHGTRQHEAKPKLCSGQKAVEAKEEISEHASVWYYNDPQGDEQGPFPLRILRHWSKAGYFKEDFRVWRTGQSCDSAILLKDALLLTS